The Pyrus communis chromosome 5, drPyrComm1.1, whole genome shotgun sequence region GGAGCCGCAGTAGAAGTCGTAGCAGAAGCCGGAGTGTAAGAAGGAATCGGAGGTACTGGAGCCGTCCCagttcttttatttattatcttttatcattatttttctctgtttttcttgCTTCCATGTGTGCCACATCTTGGGAGTTATTCTGTATTATGCAGCAAGTCGTTGGAGCGATCTGTATCAAAATCGGTATCAAGATCAGTATCAAGATCTAGGTCTCCATCTCCTGTTAAATCTTCCAGGTATTTGGCTTTGTTATACATTTTCCGTTAGGTGGTTCTGGTCCTttaattcttgtttttgtttatgatATTTAATGCATGTCTATATTATTGCAGGCCAAGATCAATATCAAGGTCAAGGTCAAGGTCAGAATCACCTCGTCCGGTAAGTGGAATCTTGCTCTGATAAAACTAGTTTGTCTGGCACATAACATAGGAAGGCGATATTTATAAACTTGAAAGTGTAATCCGAAAAACAAAAGCAGATTTTGCAGGATATTTTTGGTTCGGGGTAGGACCGTAGGATAatagaatttttagaaatgaCCTGGAGCAACTAGCTATTGGTGGCACATAACATAGAAAGGCGATATTTAAAAACTTGCACGTAATCTGAAAAACATAAGCAGATTTTTGGAGGATATTTTTGGTTGGGGATAGGATAATAGGATTCACAGAATGACCTAGAGCAACTAGCTGTTGGTGCGAGATGCACTCAGACCCATGGAAGCAAATGTTAAAGAAATACGCCACACCAACAGCTAGTTGGAAGCAAAGTGCATAGAGAAAtggaaaaaatgataaataaaagaaaaatcgtTTATGCTTTTATCAAGCTTTATGAATTTGAAAGCTTGCCGCATTATTGAGACATGGCAACATTTATGTGATATCCTTGATGCTTACTTTGAACTTGATCTGTTTTCAGGCGCGGTCGGGTAGTGCCTGATTCTCTGGCAAGTCATCTTCACGGCTTCCTTGGTGTTAGATGCGAGGATTTGTTACGTCCGACTTGTTGAAAATGTCACGTTTAAGAACCTTAGTTGTCCTTATTGTGGCCAGTATGTGGTTTTTATAATGCTTAGTGATTTTACATTTAATGGAAGCGTAATGTTGTCGAGAATACTTTGGTCTGTTTCGGGACATCTTCCCCAAGGTTATGTCGTCAGATTTTCTGTTGCTTGGTTGTTTTGATTGTGTGCGcccaaagcaaaacaaagatctATTGGTTATGGAGGTTGTGATGCTACATGTACCTTTTAAGCTCTTACCATTTTGGACTCGCAACCCGGTTgctatttacttatgctttatCGATGGTTGCAtgcttttttgtgttttaatacGGGAAGATGGAATTCAAACTCGGGACATCTAGAGGAGAAAAAAGTTACATTATACGGGTGGTTACATAGTAAATACGTGCTTTTTACGGATTTTTTTATTCGAGCGACAGTGggaaggtgaatttgaacctgGTACCCCTGTTGGTGCAAATGCTTTTAAGCTCTTGAGCTTTATGCCTATTACATGTGTTTATAAGAAACACTTGTTAGAAAGCGCTTTTGGCTCCTTCAAAAGCAGTTTCAAAACACAGCTAATTAACTAATTATCTTGATTATTGGAAGTATTTCTGAAGTACTACGTAATATTGAatgattgattaaaaataaaagatttaatcaattgtgaaaatattgaatgattgattaaaaataaaagatttaatcaattgtgaaaattaaatttaccgACTAAAACACTTATATCGCATCTGATTACCTGACTGCATTATTACGTAAAAATTGTGCCCCCaaagaaagtaaaaagaaaattgggccTGTTGACAATTGCCGTGGtacataattatttaaaaaaccgTGATAAATTCCTATACAAAACCCCATTTCCCAAACCCTAGTTTCCTCCATGGTTTCCTTTGCTTGTGCGTTGTGCCACCCAATCTTTCGATACAATGTCGACCGCCGAGCTTGCTTGCTCCTACGCCGCCATGATCCTTCAGGACGATGGCGTCTCGATCACTGTAAGTACTGCTCCTCATTTCTTCCTTTTTACGAATATATATACACCTTATAATTTTatctatatatttatttgtgcAGTTTATATTTTACTTAGGACGTAGGTTTTCGAGTTTCTTTCGTTTATAAATTTGTTTTACGCTGGATTTAAATAGGCTGAGAAGATCGGCGCCTTGGTGAAATCTGCTAATGTGTCGGTGGAGTCATGCTGGCCTGGCCTCTTTGCCAAGCTCGCAGAAAAGAGGAACCTCGAGGACCTTTTTTTGAATGCTTGCGCAACCGGTGGTTCACCTCCAGTAGCCGTGCCCCCTTCTGCTGCTGGTGCAGGTGGTGCTACCAGCGCCGCTGTTCCTGCAGTCGAGGAGAAGAAGGTGAGAATTTCGTCTCCGCTTAGATTTTATCCAGAATCTAACCTGCATGCTACCTTTGAATTCGAGTTTGATGTTACATTGATCTTGTTATCTAAGTTCTCCGGTTCTGTATTTGCAGGAAGAAGCCGAGGAAGAGCGCGATGATGAAATGGTATTCAGCTTGTTCGATTAGAGATTGTCTTAACTGTTGCGTTCTTTTTTACTTTAggcaattccatgaacaattctattcCAAATTTTAGTTTGAAACTGAGAAAAATTCTTATCCAAAGTGTTTGTTCTCGGAGTTGATTTCCTTTGCGGTTTTATTTGCCTGATCGCGAAAGAGCTACATTGACGTACATTAATTGAGAACGTTCAAGTTTTCCAGAAACTCCTTGAAAAGCCTGCAACATAAACATGACGTTGTAcgtgttgtgctaggatagcaccaaaatcttttggaaccaactcaagctagcccacaagaaatttatcaaatggaaatgcaagaacaaaatataaaagacaccaagattttaacgaggttcctccacagtcagtgtaactggagtacgtcctcggagcagtaggagctcacccaataatccactatcaaccaaatgggagtttacaaagtgttggcaatctcacaacccaaaagcccaatacacccaatagctctcacacaccaaagaaacaaatagagaaagaaatataatgaataatttcttctctatacatatagctcaaagctattacaacaacaactactttggtggatgattactaaccaattgaagcaacaactttcttcttctgttttaggctctctgcaactctccctttttctctgcaactctcccttATTTCTATTTCAAAAGCAACCTCTCTTCTCCTTTTTGAACCAACATTCACGGGTTGAAGACAACAAAACAACTTTTCccattttcctccccaaaacaaggaatgtgTTTCCCAcctttggtttgtttaatctaatgtatggccacttggccacttattcaacaatctccaccttggccaagttccaaaAACGCCATGATAAGCCAACCAACACAATTGACACAAGAAATCACTCCCAAacactagcaagagaacaactcatgccgagccaattctccaaaactcctactgctcaacgccttctttatataggcaaaatgtgagccaagttcaagcaatgaacaaacttggctacaccaacaaccttagtcaacatatcagcggggttgtctttagttggaatcttctggagaatgatttctccttcaccaacaacttcacgaacaaagtgataacgcacatctatgtgcttggtcctcgcatgatgaacctgatacttagccaaataaatggcactctgactatcacaatgcacctccacctgcttctgatcaacccccaaatctctaatcagcccatgtatccaaatggcctcctttatagcttcagcaactgccatatattcagcctctgtagtagacaaagcaacagacgactgcaaaatggacctccaacaaactggccctttagccatagtaaacacatagcctgtagtagacttccttccatccagatcacctgcataatctgaatcaacataaccaactgcaaaatgaccaataccagagtcatctctctcaaagcataaaccaacgtctcgagtaccatggagatatCTCAATATCCATTTAGCTGCTTGCCAATGCTCTTTAcctggattatgcatatatcgactcaccatgccaactgcatgagcaatatccggtctagagcataccattgcatacatcaaactaccaaccaaatttgcatatggtatatctttcatttgcagcttctctttatcagttttaggacactgtagagaacttaatttaaaatgaggagccaaaggggtactaaccggtttggttgaatcatgaactccaaacttccgaatcaacttctcaaggtattgtctttgattcaagcataccaaacctttttctctgtctctagtgatctccatgccaaggatcttctttgcttcaccaagatccttcatctcgaactcattcttcatttgcttcttcaatttctcaatctcttcgacattctttgaggcaatcaacatatcatcaacatatatcaataaataaatgaaagacccatcttgcaacttcttgaagtacacacaatgatcatattgacttctagaataattttggcctctcataaatttatcaaacctcaaataccattgtcttggagattgcttcaagccataaagtgatttcttcaacttgcaaaacaaattttctttccctttcactttatacccatccggttgacacatatagatctcttcattcaaatcaccatgtaggaaagccgtcttcacatcgagttgcacaagctcaagatcatattgtgcaacaagagctaacataatgcgaattgaggagtgcttcacaactggagaaaatatttcgttgtagtcaatgccctccttttgtgcataccctttagcaactaatcttgctttgaatctcacattgcttttctcatcagcatcttccttcttggcatacacccatttgcaaccaatagctttcttacccttaggcaatttagctaactcccaagtcttgttcttcaagagagaattcatctcatcacccatggcattgcaccatttcttcttttcctcactctcaatggcttcctcaaaattggatggaatctcatcagtgataataggaagagcaaaagcaacatagtcactataccgagctggcttggtaatatttctctttcctctgtTCTTAGCAATAaactcttgaggtgaaacttgctcttcaacttgaatagaatcttcaagttcaacttcttcaacatcctcatggtcttccacttcttcacttgtagtggcttcgacatcagtggaaataggatttgaagtactagaggcaactttttcaagctccacctgttggacatctttcacattcttttcagagtctctgaacatattttcttcatcaaatgtcacatctctgctgattacaagtttcttcatctccgggcaccataacctgtaacctttgacaccactactaaaaccaagaaagatagcctttttggctctaggatcaagtttattttcagttacatgaaaataagcaggtgaaccaaaaatacgaatatagtcataatcagaagagggttttccaaaccatacctccattggcgtcttaccctgaacagcagctgagggtaatcggttgatgatgtgacatgcataagtaactgcctctgcccaaaacgacttgctcaaacccgactgagacaacatgcatctaaccttctcaagcaaggttcgattcaatctttctgcaactccattttgttgtggagttccccggacactaaaatgtctcacaatcccttcctctttgcaaactttaaagaaagggtcggatgtgtattcaccaccattatccgatctcaaaatcttaatctttctcccagtctggttctcaaccattttcttccaacccaagaaaatgctcaacacctcactcttgtgcttcatagtgtaaacccaagaccttcttgaataatcatcaacaaaggtcacaaaccaatgtctaccactcaaagagggagtctttgtaggaccccaaacatccgaatgcacataatcaagaatgcccttcgtctgatgtacagcagtaccaaacttcactctagtttgcttccccaagacacaatgctcacagaaatcaagcttacaagtcgtggcaccttttagaagaccttgtttcacaagcccttgtagagctttctcaccggcatggcctaatctcatatgccacagtctagtagtatcagaatcggatgtgcccatattttctgagactacagatgcttcacctgtcacagtgcttccttgcaataaatacaaatggccacttcgaggagctttcatcacaacaagtgcaccataagtcaccttcaatgtctgcccatctgaatgaaacctgaagcccttggcttccaaagttcccaaagaaataagatttttcttcaaattcggtacataccgaacacctgtcaactctttaaccatgccatcatgcaacttcaaacgaactgtaccaatcccttttgttgtgcaaggattgtcatctcccatgaacacaacaccgccatcaaactctttcaagcttgaaaaccaatccttgtgaggagtcatatgatgagtacaacccgtatccaacacccacttagtagcacaatcaaatgatgaggaagtggttaaagcaaaatcagaaaaatctgtttcaacctcagcaatattagcttcagaactttctttgcctttggtcttcaatctaggacaatctttcttccaatgacccttattacgacaaaaggcacattcatccctttccaaaggttttctacctttagagtttcctctaggtcgagactgtgattttttcctgctagaagaggatctcctctccgatgatctacctctaacaaataaagcttcagaggtactatcatgatttttatctctatgcctcatttcataattcatcaaggcatttgacacatcttcaaatttcacagtttctttaccatgcataatagtggtaacaaaatgctcataagagtccggcaaggaattcaacaatattaaggccttatcttcatccttaatatcctcatctaaatttaacaagtcggcaatcaacttattaaaagcatcaaggtgtctaatcatttttgtaccttctttgtattggaagcggtagagctttttcttcaagtgtagccggttctctgcactcttcgtcatatacttgtcttccaatttttgccacaacacacttgccaaagtctcccgcatcacaaaatacttctgagtttttgcaaggcacaaccgaattgaagagcaagcccacaaatttaatttctcccattccagTTTCGACATATCTTCAGGCTTCTCTCCCAAGGCGGCAagaagatcttgttgagccaacacatctttaacctcacattgccacatcccgaagttgtttgtgccatcaaacttttccacttcgaactttgcattttgcaccgtagttcttgcaaacccggagctgcttccaaaaggattctcatcttgcccgtctgacatttttggcaattagacagtacccaagagcaaccagtgctctgataccaattgttgtgctaagaaagcaccaaaatcttttggaaccaactcaagctagcccacaagaaatttatcaaatggaaatgcaagaacaaaatataaaagacaccaagattttaacgaggttcctccacagtcagtgtaactggagtacgtcctcggagcagtaggagctcacccaataatccactatcaaccaaatgggagtttacaaagtgttggcaatctcacaacccaaaagcccaatacacccaatagctctcacacaccaaagaaacaaatagagaaagaaatataatgaataatttcttctctatacatatagctcaaagctattacaacaacaactactttggtggatgattactaaccaattgaagcaacaactttcttcttctgttttaggctctctgcaactctccctttttctctgcaactctcccttATTTCTATTTCAAAAGCAACCTCTCTTCTCCTTTTTGAACCAACATTCACGGGTTGAAGACAACAAAACAACTTTTCccattttcctccccaaaacaaggaatgtgTTTCCCAcctttggtttgtttaatctaatgtatggccacttggccacttattcAACAGTACGTTGTTGCCTCCTTGCAAATGAATTTCGAATTTTCGACATCTTCCTCGTTTGCTTTTCTCAGCAAGAGAGCATAATAGCCGCTGCCCAACTTTGTCAAGGGATGATTTCCGGTTGCTGATGTTGTGCCCGCTACTTCGATTGCGACTGCCCGTACCCAGGGCGCTAGCGTTGGCTCTAGCTACGACCTTATTTGTACGGAATGTGGCGGCGGTGTTGGTAGCCACTTTGGTGTGCGTGGTGAAGACTGTTTTGAAGGATTGTGATTATTGTGGAGCGAGTGGCCATTGGTTTGTTGAATGCGAGAAACATGCCATGTTAAAAAAATCTAAGATTTCCCCCCGTACAAGCGAAGAAAATATCAGTAAATTGTAGTGTTAAGTAGATAATTGTACCTTCTTATGATGGAGAAAATAGAGTTTGAGAATCTCATAGTCTTAAAATATAGTTGGACCGATGTTGTTGATATGTCATAAATCTAAGGGCTAGTTTGGGATTGCTATGCAAGTAAGTGTTTGGTAATATTTAGCAATAGACGGGGTATTATATCAAtatgaaagtttcattaaagaTTACTGTTTACCCACCTTATATAAAAAAGCACTTTTTTGAGAAGCATGATTAGAGCTGCTTCTGTTTTTTGCTAAACTCatgattttgaaagaaaaaaaaaatcttttgccaaacacaattttagctctaatttttttaagaatctgctttttaaaaaattgaacaacCCCAAACCAACCTTGAGGTAGATTATTCATAATTTAGATTCGTGTCATCATCATTGATTGATATGATCACGTGGCGTGGGGATAGAAATGCGGTGAAGTGGTTAATGGTCATGATCATGGATAACACAtattagggagactaaattttgtaaattaaataacataaaaattgatgattgaattattgcTTAACtgttaattaacgtgtttatttcttattcatgacatgtcatttagtttgcaaatttagtttacaaatttaattttctagcattactcttaataaataataatatgtgGTTAGCATTTCTGGTACGTACGACTCTCATCCAGAAGTCACTAGAATTTGGACACGACATCATCCTTGCACTGTTCCAAAACTTCTTTTAGATACGCACATAGATGGAGTAGTCTCTCCCTTCCTCCCCTCTTTTCACACATTACTTTTTGTCTATAAAAATTCAATATAAGATGTAGATATGACTTAAATTAGGAGGGAAGGGGAGGAGAAAAAGATTAGGAGAGGGAGAGAATCCTGAGATAGACACAACTTCATTGTGTGTAACCACAACATGTTAGACCGAACAAATGCGATTTGAGCCATGCACGTGGCAACTTGTACCAAACGTCCTCCTAATTCCCACCAACCTTCTTGTCGGCTCTCTCTCTTCTGCTCTCCCTTCCCTGATACCTTTAAGTACCCGATTCTACTCGTTTCTTTGCTTCAAATAAGTCAAGAATCAGATCAGGGCCGTAGATTTTGTTGTTCAAGGTGACAGCGACGTACGATGATGTCCTTGGATACGATTCAGAAGCTGGGATGGAGCTTCTCCAAGGACGGGAAGCCCAAGGCCGAGGAAGATACTTGCAATAATTCAGCGGCGGCGGCAGAGCCCGGTGGCAAACAAGCACAGCTGCAGAAGCAGCAGCAAGGACGGCAGCGGAGGATGATGCCGTTAACACTACCGAGGTTCGCGCCGGAACTTGATGGGGTGCACTGTTTCGAAACCGTTCT contains the following coding sequences:
- the LOC137735647 gene encoding large ribosomal subunit protein P1-like, with product MSTAELACSYAAMILQDDGVSITAEKIGALVKSANVSVESCWPGLFAKLAEKRNLEDLFLNACATGGSPPVAVPPSAAGAGGATSAAVPAVEEKKEEAEEERDDEMVFSLFD